In one window of Gossypium hirsutum isolate 1008001.06 chromosome A01, Gossypium_hirsutum_v2.1, whole genome shotgun sequence DNA:
- the LOC107942187 gene encoding probable disease resistance protein At1g15890 — protein sequence MGGCCSRHPRSSHKFGKQIVKRLQEVKDQKQKGDFGIVAEKSPLPSVTKRSTEPTVGLESNLSKVWSCLQKQQVGIIGLYGLGGVGKTTLLNQINNKFLDMPHDYHVIWTVASQDRPIEKVQDQIAKRIGLLNEGWKSKSLDEKAGDISSILCTKKFALLLDDIWERFDLARAGVPLPTQQNGSKVIFTTRRLDVCCQMQPNMDNNIKVKCLSPGEALKLFEEKVGAETLHTHPDIYKLSEEVAKECAGLPLALTTIGLAMASKKTPREWEYAIEALRQSAASTFPRVGKEMYPKLKFSYDCLADEKVKSCFLYCSLYPEDHIIEKDELIHCWIGDGILDKHANLNSARNEGHFIIGSLLEACLLEKGPNNNDVKMHDVIRDMALWIGGESKKFFVKSGVQLKELPEADKWEEVIMLKAGLQCNMEPEACYCRDQQLSSSAHFAWRARIFFGPNEATDIAVLF from the coding sequence ATGGGAGGTTGTTGTTCTAGGCATCCCAGGTCCAGCCACAAGTTCGGGAAGCAAATCGTCAAAAGGCTCCAAGAGGTGAAAGACCAGAAGCAAAAAGGAGATTTCGGAATTGTGGCTGAGAAGTCACCACTTCCTTCCGTGACTAAACGTTCTACTGAGCCAACTGTTGGCTTAGAGTCCAATTTGAGTAAGGTTTGGAGCTGTCTTCAAAAGCAACAAGTGGGAATTATTGGCCTATATGGGTTGGGAGGGGTTGGCAAAACAACTCTCCTAAACCAAATCAATAACAAATTCCTTGATATGCCCCATGATTACCATGTCATTTGGACAGTTGCATCACAAGATCGGCCAATTGAGAAAGTTCAGGACCAGATTGCCAAAAGAATAGGCTTGCTTAACGAGGGTTGGAAATCTAAGAGCCTTGATGAGAAAGCTGGAGATATCTCCAGCATATTATGTACAAAGAAGTTTGCACTATTGTTGGATGATATATGGGAGCGGTTTGATCTCGCGAGAGCTGGGGTACCTCTTCCAACACAACAAAATGGCTCTAAAGTCATTTTCACAACTCGTCGCCTTGACGTGTGCTGTCAAATGCAGCCGAACATGGATAATAACATCAAAGTGAAATGTTTATCACCAGGAGAAGCTTTGAAACTATTCGAGGAGAAGGTTGGAGCAGAAACCCTTCATACGCATCCTGATATTTACAAATTATCTGAAGAAGTGGCTAAAGAGTGTGCCGGACTACCTCTTGCTCTCACAACAATTGGGCTGGCTATGGCATCCAAGAAGACCCCTCGAGAATGGGAATATGCTATTGAAGCTTTAAGGCAATCAGCAGCTTCTACTTTCCCAAGGGTAGGGAAAGAGATGTATCCCAAGTTAAAATTCAGTTATGACTGTCTAGCTGATGAAAAAGTGAAATCTTGTTTCCTGTATTGTTCTTTATATCCAGAAGATCATATCATCGAAAAAGATGAACTAATACATTGTTGGATCGGGGATGGAATTTTGGACAAACATGCCAATTTGAACAGTGCCAGAAACGAGGGACATTTCATTATAGGTTCTCTTCTTGAGGCATGCTTATTGGAGAAAGGACCTAATAATAATGATGTAAAGATGCACGATGTGATTCGTGACATGGCTTTGTGGATTGGTGGTGAATCTAAGAAGTTTTTTGTAAAATCAGGTGTTCAGTTAAAGGAACTACCGGAAGCTGATAAGTGGGAAGAGGTTATAatgttgaaagctggactgcaatgcaatATGGAGCCAGAAGCAtgctactgtcgagaccagcagctatcaagctcagctcattttgcttggcGCGCACGAATATTTTTTGGACCAAATGAAGCAACTGACattgctgttttgttttga